A single Bosea sp. PAMC 26642 DNA region contains:
- a CDS encoding IS481 family transposase codes for MAGVLHGSARTTPRVRAELQASQEKTSVLARRYGLSRTTVAKWRERTSTSDAPMGPRDPRSTVLTLAEEAMVVEFRRRTLLPLDDVLGCLREAIPTLTRSSLHRCLERHGISRLPQSEEKASRRGTFAATTIGYVHIDHCELRLADGKLHMFLAIDRVSKFTYVEFHDRTKMLNGTAFLENVIAAFPYSIHTILTDNGMAFADLPKNRNGISRQWGPHMFDRLCLANGIEHNLTKPYHPWTNGQAERMNRTIKDATTKVFHYPDLESLKAHVVAFVAAYNFAKHLKALRWRTPYEAICQAWTKDPSPFKIDPRHFIPGPNT; via the coding sequence ATGGCAGGAGTTCTTCACGGCAGCGCCCGCACGACGCCGCGAGTTCGAGCCGAGCTCCAAGCGTCGCAAGAGAAGACCAGTGTCCTCGCCCGGCGATATGGGCTGAGCCGAACCACCGTTGCGAAATGGCGTGAGCGGACATCGACGTCGGATGCTCCGATGGGCCCGCGCGATCCGCGCAGTACCGTTCTGACTTTGGCGGAGGAGGCGATGGTCGTTGAGTTCCGGCGCCGCACGCTGCTGCCACTCGACGACGTCCTGGGCTGCCTGAGAGAGGCTATTCCAACACTGACGCGTTCGAGCCTGCATCGCTGCCTGGAGCGGCACGGCATCTCACGCCTCCCGCAGAGCGAAGAGAAGGCTTCAAGGCGGGGTACGTTCGCCGCGACGACGATCGGCTATGTCCATATCGATCACTGCGAGCTGCGCCTGGCGGACGGCAAGCTGCACATGTTCCTCGCGATCGATCGCGTCTCGAAGTTCACCTATGTCGAGTTCCACGATCGCACCAAGATGCTGAACGGGACCGCGTTCCTGGAGAATGTGATCGCAGCGTTTCCCTATTCGATCCACACGATCCTGACCGACAACGGGATGGCCTTCGCCGACCTGCCGAAGAACCGCAACGGGATCTCCCGGCAGTGGGGGCCGCACATGTTCGACCGCCTCTGCCTCGCCAACGGCATCGAGCACAATCTGACCAAGCCCTACCACCCTTGGACGAATGGCCAGGCCGAGCGGATGAACCGCACGATCAAGGATGCGACGACCAAGGTCTTCCACTACCCCGATCTCGAGAGCTTGAAGGCCCATGTCGTGGCCTTCGTCGCCGCCTACAACTTCGCCAAGCATCTGAAGGCCCTGCGATGGCGAACGCCATACGAGGCCATCTGTCAGGCATGGACGAAAGACCCATCACCCTTCAAGATCGACCCGCGTCACTTCATCCCGGGACCAAACACCTAA
- a CDS encoding IS630 family transposase yields the protein MADAVKLRTDYSAVDLRRLAAGSRHANQSRRLLSLAAVLDGMDREQAAQIGDMDRKTLRDWVHRFNESGPDGLKDIRSKGHPPRLSVDQLVALATIVETGPDRAVDGVVRWRRIDLQKVVRERFGIDYHERTIGKLLKQISFSHISAWPHPPAQDERVIEAFKKLRCDAGGPYRPCAQAQADRTLVQDEARIGQKNGLVRQWARRGTRPRQPADQRYESAYLFGAICLSLGVGAALAMPFADTHAMQAHLDEIARTVAKGAHAVLLLDRAGWHTTARLAVPRNISLIFLPSRSPELNPVENIWQYLRAN from the coding sequence ATGGCTGATGCGGTGAAGCTTCGAACGGACTACTCCGCCGTGGATCTGCGACGGCTCGCGGCGGGGTCGCGGCACGCCAACCAGAGCCGCCGGCTTCTGTCGCTGGCGGCGGTTCTCGACGGCATGGATCGGGAGCAGGCGGCGCAGATCGGCGACATGGATCGCAAGACGCTGCGCGACTGGGTTCACCGGTTCAACGAAAGCGGCCCCGACGGGTTGAAGGACATCCGCTCGAAGGGACATCCGCCCAGGCTCTCGGTCGATCAGCTCGTCGCTCTGGCGACCATCGTCGAGACCGGACCCGACCGGGCCGTCGATGGCGTGGTGCGCTGGCGGCGCATCGATCTCCAGAAGGTCGTCCGCGAGCGCTTTGGAATCGATTATCACGAGCGCACGATCGGCAAGCTGCTGAAGCAGATCAGCTTCTCCCACATCAGCGCGTGGCCGCATCCTCCCGCCCAGGACGAGCGCGTGATCGAAGCGTTCAAAAAACTTCGCTGTGACGCTGGAGGCCCATATCGCCCATGTGCCCAGGCGCAAGCCGATCGAACTCTGGTTCAGGACGAGGCCCGCATCGGCCAGAAGAACGGCCTGGTCCGGCAATGGGCCAGACGCGGAACCAGGCCGCGCCAGCCCGCCGATCAGCGCTATGAGAGCGCCTATCTGTTCGGAGCGATCTGCCTGTCGCTGGGGGTCGGCGCGGCGCTCGCCATGCCCTTTGCCGATACGCACGCCATGCAGGCCCATCTCGACGAGATCGCCAGGACGGTCGCAAAGGGCGCCCATGCCGTCCTGCTGCTCGACCGCGCCGGCTGGCACACGACCGCCAGGCTCGCGGTGCCGAGAAACATCTCGCTGATCTTCCTGCCCTCGCGCTCGCCCGAACTGAACCCGGTCGAGAACATCTGGCAGTACCTGCGCGCAAACTAG
- a CDS encoding glycosyltransferase family 2 protein → MKKLWTVPRSLHRTAERIQRVREQISRSDHTAKSSTDLVGVTYAMERPAGGYSGWWSLKLTGESPPNPRDWVMVCVKRNAQRLSLRLGRAPILDGASIVRIPDEVTDVFLRYGDATEQAEINLRISLRRLSKAQAMLAILGANPSQFRSFHRMLTGRGAKAAIEDLFRSALPIRTDNYRSWIAGHDCLSDDEPQQIRQHIDTLENRPVFSIIVPAYETPAGALRAMIESVKTQIYPDWELCIADDGSKSPYIREVLEDAAAGESRIKLVFRSENGNISACSNTAMELATGSYLALLDHDDVLAPHALAMMADAINAHPDADIFYSDEDKLDDEGRRYDPYFKPDFNRELLYGQNFISHLGVFRTSAVKSVGGFRLGFEGSQDYDLVLRLVAATHGPIVHVPHVLYHWRLYPGAGTFSSTQHDRASLAARSAIREQLASRGQTATVEAGIAGYHRVRRHLVNWPRISIVIPTRDHANLLEECLQGLLNKTDYPDLDIIVADNGSSEPATSALFASMAAFGVRVVACPGEFNYSKINNDAVKQATGDHILFLNNDISILEPTWLKEMAAHLAETDVGAVGAKLLYPDGTLQHAGVTLGVLGVAGHTQRGAAKDSFGYFGQLGLARDVSCATAACLLVRRDVFEQIGGFDQDNLKVAFNDVDLCIRIGRSGHRIVWTPYASLMHHESKSRGSDVSGAKLKRFEQERIYMRERWGSILDTDPFWNPNLSLDSNDPEPAFPPRVRRPWLTTNSD, encoded by the coding sequence ATGAAAAAACTCTGGACGGTCCCCCGGTCGTTGCATCGGACAGCCGAACGCATACAACGCGTTCGGGAGCAGATTTCACGATCAGATCACACCGCCAAGTCATCGACCGACCTGGTGGGTGTGACCTATGCGATGGAACGACCCGCCGGCGGATATAGCGGATGGTGGTCGCTTAAATTGACAGGTGAATCACCACCGAACCCGCGCGACTGGGTCATGGTATGCGTCAAGCGCAATGCGCAGCGGCTGAGCCTTCGATTGGGGCGAGCTCCAATTCTCGATGGCGCCAGCATCGTCCGTATTCCCGACGAAGTTACGGACGTCTTCCTGCGATATGGTGATGCCACGGAACAAGCTGAAATCAATCTGCGGATTTCATTGCGACGGCTCAGTAAAGCTCAGGCGATGTTGGCTATTTTAGGCGCCAACCCTTCGCAGTTTCGTTCGTTCCATCGGATGCTGACCGGTCGTGGCGCCAAGGCCGCCATTGAAGACCTATTCCGATCCGCGTTGCCGATTCGCACGGATAATTATCGAAGCTGGATCGCCGGCCATGATTGCCTTTCCGACGACGAGCCACAACAAATCCGGCAGCATATCGACACACTTGAAAACAGGCCTGTTTTCTCGATCATCGTGCCCGCGTATGAAACGCCCGCGGGCGCACTGCGGGCGATGATCGAATCGGTCAAGACACAAATCTATCCTGACTGGGAACTCTGCATCGCAGACGACGGCTCGAAAAGCCCCTACATCCGTGAGGTTCTCGAAGACGCCGCTGCCGGAGAATCTCGGATCAAGTTGGTTTTCAGATCCGAGAACGGCAACATCAGCGCCTGCAGCAATACTGCCATGGAACTCGCCACGGGCTCCTATCTGGCGTTGCTCGATCATGACGACGTGCTTGCTCCCCATGCCTTGGCCATGATGGCGGATGCGATAAATGCTCATCCCGACGCCGACATCTTCTATTCCGACGAAGACAAGCTCGACGACGAAGGCCGGCGCTACGATCCGTACTTCAAACCGGATTTTAATCGCGAGCTGCTTTACGGCCAGAATTTCATCAGCCATCTAGGCGTTTTTCGCACGTCGGCGGTGAAATCCGTTGGCGGATTTCGTCTCGGCTTCGAAGGGAGCCAAGATTACGACCTCGTCTTGCGCCTGGTCGCAGCGACGCACGGGCCGATCGTGCACGTGCCCCATGTGCTCTATCATTGGCGCCTCTATCCCGGTGCCGGGACATTCTCATCGACGCAGCATGATCGGGCTTCGTTAGCGGCGCGATCCGCTATCAGGGAGCAACTTGCATCGCGCGGCCAGACAGCGACGGTAGAAGCGGGGATAGCTGGATATCACCGCGTGCGGCGCCATCTCGTGAACTGGCCACGCATCAGCATCGTGATACCGACGCGCGATCATGCAAATCTTCTCGAAGAATGCCTTCAGGGCCTGCTGAACAAGACGGATTATCCAGATCTCGACATCATCGTCGCCGATAATGGCAGCTCCGAACCCGCAACATCTGCCCTGTTTGCATCGATGGCTGCTTTCGGTGTCAGAGTCGTCGCATGCCCGGGCGAATTCAATTATTCCAAGATCAACAATGACGCCGTCAAACAGGCTACCGGCGATCACATCCTCTTTCTGAACAACGACATCTCGATCCTGGAGCCAACATGGCTAAAAGAGATGGCAGCCCATTTGGCTGAAACCGACGTCGGAGCGGTCGGCGCCAAGCTGTTGTATCCGGATGGCACGTTACAGCACGCTGGCGTGACACTAGGTGTTCTGGGTGTTGCTGGACATACCCAGCGGGGGGCCGCTAAGGATTCTTTTGGCTATTTTGGCCAACTCGGCCTCGCCCGCGACGTCTCATGCGCAACGGCAGCGTGCCTTTTGGTCCGCCGGGACGTTTTCGAGCAAATTGGAGGTTTCGATCAAGACAATTTGAAAGTGGCCTTCAATGACGTCGATCTCTGCATCCGCATCGGCAGGTCGGGCCATCGCATAGTCTGGACCCCTTACGCCAGCTTGATGCATCACGAGTCAAAAAGTCGCGGATCCGATGTGTCCGGTGCCAAACTCAAGCGCTTCGAGCAGGAAAGGATCTATATGCGCGAGCGCTGGGGCAGCATTTTGGACACCGACCCATTCTGGAACCCGAATCTGTCGCTAGATTCCAACGATCCAGAACCCGCATTTCCTCCGCGGGTGAGACGGCCATGGCTGACGACAAATTCCGATTAA
- the rfbA gene encoding glucose-1-phosphate thymidylyltransferase RfbA: MKGIILAGGSGTRLHPMTLAMSKQLLPVYDKPMIYYPLTTLMLAGIREILIISTPHDVPHFQRLLGDGSEWGLDLAYAEQPTPAGLAQAYIIAADFVGSQPSVLILGDNLFYGHSLPEMMQAAGARATGATVFAYHVRDPERYGVVEFDAVGKAISIEEKPKAPKSNWAVTGLYFFDAQVIDIAANLKPSPRGELEITDVNRVYLERGQLSVESMGRGFAWLDTGTPDSLLEAGEFVRTLESRQGLRIACPEEIAARQGWISAAQLVALGETLAKCDYGRYILQVSGDIGT, translated from the coding sequence ATGAAGGGCATCATTCTGGCCGGCGGCTCCGGCACGCGGCTGCATCCGATGACGCTGGCGATGTCGAAGCAGCTGCTGCCGGTCTACGACAAGCCGATGATCTACTACCCGCTGACGACGCTGATGCTGGCGGGCATCCGCGAGATCCTGATCATCTCGACGCCGCACGACGTGCCGCATTTCCAGCGGCTGCTCGGCGACGGCTCCGAATGGGGGCTCGACCTCGCCTACGCCGAGCAGCCGACGCCGGCGGGCCTGGCGCAGGCCTATATCATCGCGGCGGATTTCGTCGGGTCGCAGCCCTCCGTCCTGATCCTCGGCGACAACCTGTTCTACGGCCACAGCCTGCCCGAGATGATGCAGGCGGCCGGCGCCCGGGCGACCGGTGCGACGGTCTTCGCCTATCATGTGCGCGATCCTGAACGCTACGGCGTGGTCGAATTCGACGCGGTCGGCAAGGCGATCTCGATCGAAGAAAAGCCCAAGGCGCCGAAATCGAACTGGGCGGTGACCGGGCTCTACTTCTTCGACGCCCAGGTGATCGACATCGCCGCCAACCTCAAGCCTTCGCCCCGCGGCGAACTCGAGATCACCGACGTCAACCGGGTCTATCTGGAGCGCGGCCAGCTCTCGGTCGAGAGCATGGGCCGCGGCTTCGCCTGGCTCGACACCGGCACCCCCGACAGCCTGCTCGAAGCCGGCGAGTTCGTCCGCACCCTGGAAAGCCGCCAGGGCCTGCGCATCGCCTGCCCGGAAGAAATCGCCGCCCGGCAGGGCTGGATCTCAGCGGCACAACTTGTTGCCCTTGGAGAAACGCTCGCCAAGTGTGACTACGGGCGTTATATCCTGCAAGTGTCGGGCGATATTGGCACCTGA
- the rfbD gene encoding dTDP-4-dehydrorhamnose reductase — protein MRVVVTGQNGQVALALAERAAASGIDLVALGRPAFDLERLETIAPALTAAKPDVIVNAAAYTAVDLAESESGTAHRVNAEAAGIVAATAARLGVPVIQISTDYVFDGSLDRPYREDDRTGPVSAYGRSKLGGEQAVIAATDNHAILRTAWVYSPFGKNFVRTMLRLGADRDEVGVVADQAGSPTNALDIADAVLGVARNLVERPGDPALRGIFHMAAQGEAVWADVAETVFAVATAAGRTPVRVTRIATRDYPTPARRPANSRLDSSKLAQAHGVALPEWRGSLRACAERLIAAEQTGRIS, from the coding sequence ATGAGAGTTGTCGTCACCGGACAGAACGGACAGGTCGCGCTGGCGCTCGCCGAGCGGGCCGCGGCGTCGGGCATCGATCTCGTCGCGCTGGGACGTCCCGCATTCGATCTGGAGCGGCTTGAGACGATCGCGCCCGCGCTCACGGCGGCAAAGCCCGACGTGATCGTCAATGCCGCGGCCTACACCGCTGTCGATCTCGCCGAGAGCGAGAGCGGGACGGCGCACAGGGTCAATGCGGAGGCGGCCGGCATCGTCGCTGCGACCGCCGCCCGACTCGGCGTGCCGGTGATCCAGATCTCGACCGACTATGTCTTCGACGGGTCGCTCGACCGGCCCTATCGCGAGGACGACCGGACCGGGCCGGTCTCGGCCTATGGCCGCTCCAAGCTCGGGGGCGAGCAGGCCGTGATCGCGGCGACCGACAACCATGCGATCCTGCGCACGGCCTGGGTCTACAGCCCCTTCGGCAAGAACTTCGTGCGGACCATGCTGCGGCTCGGCGCCGATCGCGACGAGGTCGGCGTCGTCGCCGACCAGGCCGGCTCGCCGACGAACGCGCTCGACATCGCCGATGCGGTGCTCGGCGTCGCCCGCAATCTTGTGGAGCGTCCAGGCGATCCAGCGCTGCGCGGCATCTTCCATATGGCGGCGCAGGGCGAGGCCGTCTGGGCCGATGTCGCGGAGACCGTTTTCGCGGTCGCGACCGCGGCTGGCAGGACGCCCGTGCGGGTGACGCGCATCGCGACGCGGGACTACCCGACGCCGGCGCGGCGACCGGCCAATTCGCGGCTGGATTCATCCAAACTCGCCCAAGCCCATGGCGTGGCCCTGCCCGAGTGGCGCGGCTCGCTGCGGGCCTGCGCGGAGCGGCTCATCGCCGCGGAACAGACAGGACGGATATCATGA
- the rfbC gene encoding dTDP-4-dehydrorhamnose 3,5-epimerase — MLSVEATALPDVKIIQPRKFGDHRGFFSEVYNRQAFAAAGIALEFVQDNHSLSGAVGTLRGLHFQSPPFAQDKLVRVTHGRILDIAVDIRRSSPTFGQHVSIELSRENWRQMLVPAGFAHGFVTLEPDTEVIYKVTSLYSAADDHGLAFDDPALQIDWMLSHDGLTLSDKDRTHPRLADLPRYFD; from the coding sequence ATGCTCAGCGTCGAAGCCACGGCCCTGCCGGATGTGAAGATCATCCAGCCCAGGAAGTTCGGCGACCATCGCGGTTTCTTCTCCGAGGTCTACAACCGGCAGGCCTTCGCCGCGGCCGGGATCGCGCTGGAGTTCGTGCAGGACAACCATTCGCTGTCGGGTGCGGTCGGCACGCTGCGGGGCTTGCATTTCCAGTCGCCGCCCTTCGCGCAGGACAAGCTGGTGCGGGTCACCCATGGCCGCATCCTCGACATCGCCGTCGATATCCGCCGGTCGTCGCCGACGTTCGGGCAGCATGTATCGATCGAGCTGTCGCGCGAGAACTGGCGGCAGATGCTGGTTCCGGCCGGTTTCGCCCATGGCTTCGTCACGCTCGAGCCCGATACCGAGGTGATCTACAAGGTGACGAGCCTCTATTCGGCCGCCGACGATCACGGACTCGCCTTCGACGATCCGGCGCTGCAGATCGACTGGATGCTTTCCCATGACGGACTGACGCTGTCCGACAAGGACAGGACGCATCCGCGGCTCGCCGACCTGCCGCGCTATTTCGACTGA
- the rfbB gene encoding dTDP-glucose 4,6-dehydratase: MFLKFLVTGGAGFIGSAVVRKLIGETAHSVCVVDKLTYAGNLASLALVSGSNRFRFEQADICDAAAMQALFADFAPDVVMHLAAESHVDRSIDGPDDFIQTNIVGTFALLQEALRYWRGLAEDRKVAFRFHHISTDEVFGSLGDEGLFREDTAYQPNSPYSASKAASDHLVRAWHHTYGLPTVMTNCSNNYGPYHFPEKLIPLMIINALEGKPLPVYGSGQNVRDWLFVDDHADALLLVAQKGVLGETYNIGGHNEMANIEVVRAICAILDELRPDPAGPRERLIAYVTDRPGHDARYAIDAGKIGRELGWTPKETFEKGLRRTVAWYLDNPSWWGDIRSGVYRGERLGSG; this comes from the coding sequence GTGTTTTTGAAGTTTCTGGTTACGGGCGGGGCGGGTTTCATCGGCTCGGCGGTGGTGCGCAAGTTGATCGGGGAGACGGCTCACAGCGTCTGCGTGGTCGACAAGCTGACCTATGCCGGCAATCTCGCTTCGCTGGCGTTGGTGTCAGGCAGCAACCGCTTTCGCTTCGAGCAGGCCGATATCTGCGATGCTGCGGCCATGCAGGCGCTGTTTGCTGATTTCGCTCCCGACGTCGTCATGCATCTGGCTGCCGAGAGCCATGTCGATCGCTCGATCGACGGGCCGGACGACTTCATCCAGACCAATATCGTCGGCACCTTCGCGCTGCTGCAGGAGGCGCTGCGGTATTGGCGGGGGTTGGCGGAGGATCGGAAGGTGGCCTTCCGTTTCCATCATATCTCGACCGACGAGGTCTTCGGCTCGCTGGGCGACGAGGGGCTCTTCCGCGAGGACACGGCCTATCAGCCGAACTCGCCCTATTCGGCCTCGAAGGCGGCCTCGGACCATCTCGTGCGGGCCTGGCATCACACCTATGGCCTGCCCACGGTGATGACCAACTGCTCGAACAATTACGGGCCGTATCACTTCCCCGAGAAGCTGATCCCGCTGATGATCATCAATGCGCTGGAGGGCAAGCCGCTGCCCGTCTACGGCTCCGGCCAGAACGTGCGCGACTGGCTCTTCGTCGACGATCACGCCGATGCGCTGCTGCTGGTGGCGCAGAAGGGCGTTCTCGGCGAGACCTACAATATCGGCGGGCACAACGAGATGGCCAATATCGAGGTGGTGCGCGCGATCTGCGCGATCCTCGACGAGTTGCGGCCCGATCCGGCGGGGCCGCGAGAGCGGCTGATCGCCTACGTCACCGACCGGCCGGGCCATGATGCGCGCTATGCGATCGACGCCGGCAAGATCGGCCGCGAGCTCGGCTGGACGCCGAAGGAGACCTTTGAGAAAGGCTTGCGCCGGACGGTGGCCTGGTATCTCGACAATCCGTCCTGGTGGGGCGACATCCGGTCGGGCGTCTATCGCGGCGAGCGGCTCGGCTCCGGCTGA
- a CDS encoding acyltransferase family protein, with the protein MSQIASNRQITPSSLTSIAGAAPKQALGQRYLWLQYLRGFAASAVLLYHAAHYLGELRGQSALLQVFSGAWGTYGVSIFFALSGYLMAQLISRDDPRRFLLNRIIRIYPLMLVVVMLAFAGYASTGPIRRPDILPLTLIPAGPRDYYLGVEWTLLFEMTYYVVIVALALAGLRRWLDGVFVAWLVSIPVVSAIALGPAETLTPTLTQLFGQSTNTAFVLGFLLPRVLERSPRAGILVALALPFLGATFMLSHEDAQRWTSSISATLLLAAAIKASQFGIAPVSRVGLRLGDASYALYLCHVPIILIFERFLPASMSGHWVFGIWVGASLAAAFLLAPLDLRLHIRLKRWADGLSSKALSRSTSLFLACFVAIGIFADINTRRTQTAADNARAALLANPAKPVSDLLVGLDSTSLRDDGRALLRGYGIDLRRPDEGSHIAIQQNKEIIGFDRMRRMRPNIAIEASGADLKRYRFGFSVMTKTPLDCARGPLSASLILSDGRVAPIDSSALAAMCPPHS; encoded by the coding sequence TTGAGCCAAATCGCCAGCAATAGACAGATCACTCCATCCTCTTTGACATCAATAGCAGGCGCGGCACCGAAACAGGCGCTCGGACAGAGATATCTGTGGCTCCAATATCTGCGCGGCTTCGCCGCCAGCGCCGTGCTGCTTTATCATGCCGCGCATTACTTGGGAGAGCTTCGCGGGCAGTCTGCTCTCCTGCAGGTCTTTTCGGGCGCTTGGGGAACATACGGCGTGTCCATCTTCTTTGCGCTGTCAGGATATCTGATGGCGCAGCTTATTTCGCGCGACGATCCGCGTCGGTTCCTGCTGAACCGTATTATCCGCATTTATCCGCTGATGCTGGTCGTGGTGATGCTTGCCTTCGCAGGCTATGCCTCGACGGGCCCGATCCGTCGCCCAGACATTTTACCCCTCACGCTGATCCCGGCTGGACCGCGTGACTATTATCTCGGCGTGGAGTGGACGCTGCTGTTTGAGATGACCTACTATGTCGTCATTGTAGCCTTGGCGCTTGCCGGCCTGCGACGGTGGTTGGACGGCGTCTTCGTAGCCTGGCTGGTTTCCATCCCAGTGGTTTCCGCCATTGCCCTTGGCCCGGCGGAAACGCTGACTCCGACACTGACGCAACTATTCGGACAGTCGACCAATACAGCTTTCGTCCTGGGATTTCTGCTGCCTCGCGTTCTCGAACGATCGCCTCGAGCTGGCATTCTCGTAGCCTTGGCGCTGCCATTCCTGGGCGCGACCTTCATGCTCTCCCACGAGGATGCGCAACGTTGGACCAGCAGCATCTCAGCAACGCTTCTGCTCGCAGCCGCGATCAAGGCTTCACAGTTCGGCATCGCCCCGGTTTCACGCGTCGGCCTCAGACTGGGCGATGCCAGCTATGCCTTGTATCTCTGCCACGTGCCTATCATCCTGATATTCGAAAGATTTCTTCCGGCGTCAATGTCTGGACATTGGGTCTTTGGGATCTGGGTCGGAGCGTCGCTTGCAGCAGCCTTCCTGCTTGCCCCGCTTGACCTGCGCCTGCACATCCGGCTTAAGCGATGGGCCGACGGACTTTCGTCAAAGGCTCTCTCGCGCAGTACCAGCCTGTTTCTAGCCTGCTTCGTCGCTATTGGCATCTTCGCAGATATCAACACCCGGAGAACCCAGACGGCAGCCGATAATGCACGCGCGGCGCTGCTCGCAAACCCCGCAAAGCCGGTTTCGGATCTTCTGGTAGGGCTCGATTCCACCAGTCTACGCGACGACGGCCGGGCTCTCCTGCGCGGATACGGCATAGACCTTCGGCGGCCGGACGAGGGTTCGCATATCGCGATCCAGCAGAATAAAGAGATCATTGGCTTCGACCGCATGCGCAGAATGCGCCCCAATATCGCTATCGAAGCCTCTGGTGCCGATCTGAAGCGTTACCGGTTCGGATTTTCGGTCATGACAAAAACCCCGCTGGATTGTGCCAGAGGCCCTCTTTCGGCCAGTCTTATCCTCTCCGATGGACGCGTTGCACCGATCGATAGCAGTGCGCTGGCCGCGATGTGTCCCCCGCACTCATGA
- a CDS encoding glycosyltransferase → MRGARACAAVVLYKPDHVLLARQADALRGCPFFAFANGYLDAELIEALAPTELRLFSSPENLGLGRGLNAVMEAAAREGFTHVMLLDQDTEPPAGVLETLTERFMALERQGERIAILAPRLVPPEGEFYKPIRYEWRGKPRGNDIAAVDFAPTSGSLVSVAAYAEIGPFRDDFFIAGIDVEWGFRAWDRGWGSYIEIDLTVPHRWGEAVSKEEMGKAQILRHSPIRNYYYVRNVIAAARLRHVPLRWRIKSCASLAAQIGLLALRGPAGSLSSICIGLADGFNSRLGPAPAGID, encoded by the coding sequence ATGCGAGGTGCACGCGCCTGCGCGGCTGTGGTGCTATACAAACCAGACCACGTCTTGCTCGCCAGGCAAGCCGATGCGCTGCGCGGGTGCCCCTTTTTTGCGTTTGCTAACGGCTATTTGGACGCCGAACTCATTGAAGCCTTGGCCCCGACAGAGCTCCGGCTTTTTTCAAGTCCGGAAAACCTTGGCCTGGGTCGAGGCCTCAACGCGGTGATGGAAGCGGCTGCACGGGAGGGGTTTACCCATGTGATGCTGCTCGATCAGGATACTGAGCCACCAGCCGGGGTCCTCGAAACGCTGACCGAACGTTTCATGGCGCTGGAACGCCAAGGTGAGAGGATCGCCATCCTGGCGCCGCGCCTCGTGCCGCCGGAAGGGGAGTTCTACAAACCCATCCGATATGAATGGCGTGGAAAGCCCCGCGGGAACGATATTGCTGCAGTCGATTTCGCACCGACCTCGGGTTCGCTGGTAAGCGTCGCCGCCTATGCAGAAATCGGCCCCTTTAGAGATGATTTTTTCATCGCCGGCATTGACGTCGAATGGGGTTTTCGGGCTTGGGACCGTGGCTGGGGCTCGTACATTGAAATAGATCTCACAGTGCCGCACCGCTGGGGAGAGGCCGTGAGCAAGGAGGAGATGGGCAAGGCCCAAATTCTTCGCCACAGCCCGATCCGCAACTATTACTATGTACGCAATGTAATTGCAGCCGCGCGCCTTCGCCATGTGCCGCTGCGCTGGCGGATCAAGTCATGTGCGAGTCTTGCCGCTCAGATCGGTCTGCTGGCGCTGAGAGGACCGGCAGGGTCGTTAAGTTCCATATGCATTGGACTAGCCGATGGATTCAACAGCCGGCTTGGTCCAGCACCGGCTGGAATCGATTGA